Within the Enterococcus hirae ATCC 9790 genome, the region TACTAGCTATTTTGATTTCGATCTTTACTACTTTATGGGCGTTATTATTCGTTATTCCTGGTATCATCAAAAGTTATTCTTATTCCCAAAGTTACTTCATTTACTATGATGTTATCACTGAAACAGGGGGAAAACCAGGAGTGCTAAATACGATCACTGCTAGTCGTAAATTAATGGATGGCTACAAAGGTAAATTGTTCTGGCTTGATCTATCCTTTATTGGCTGGCATATCTTGGCCATGCTAACTGCTGGAATTGGTTATTTATGGTTAAATCCTTATATTACAGCAACTAAAGCAGCTTTTTATGAACAATTGCCAAAAAACGTATAAAAATCAATGTCCAATGAAACGACCCTCAAAAGTTAGACCAAAAATCTAACTTTTGAGGGTCGTTTCACATGCTTCAGCCGCAGTCGCTTTTTTCATTTCGCTCACTTCTGCTCAGCTTTTAGAACTTCGCCAGTATACGCATCAACTTTGACTGTCTACTTTTTTATTTTTTTTTAATAGTAATTGTCCAATACGATTTTCCTGATTGTCTTTCGAGATACCACATTACTGCTTTTCCTGTCCCAGTCGTTTTTTCAGCTACTTTTTCAGCTACTTCAGTAACTTCCGATAAACTTTTTAAGTTTTTGATATTGAACAGATCTGCGGATTGCTCGGTAGTGGCTTGTTCGTGTTTGTTTCGTATGCGATATACTTTTTTTTTGATGTTCGCTGTTTTAGTTGAAATTCTTACGCTGCATTCTTTAGTTGCATCTCTACCAGTAATTTCGTAATAGTAAGGACCAACAGTCTGACTAACTTTCACAGAAGTAATCGCTTGATTAGGATAACAAGTCTGATAAGTTTCAAGTGCTTCTTTTAATGATACATTGAATTTTTCCGGCTCCTCAATTTCCTCCGCAGATGTGGACGAACTAGAAACATTGGCAACCTTGATTTCTTTCGTTTCATTCCCATAATTTTCATAAGGATAATTAAAAACAAACATCACCAACATCACCAAACTAAAACTAGTTAATACCGTTAAACACCATACAAACAACTTCATCTTTTCCGCTCCTTCACAATCAATTGTTAGATTCTTGAAATGAACGATTAATCGTTCTTTTTTTAGGAGTTTGAGGCTGGATGAATTGAATCCTCCAGCCTCATTGAGAGAATATAAGAGATAAAGCAAATAATATATCCCTATGTCTTTATTCTACTTAAATCTTTCATCTTATTTTTTTTATTTTTTACCATCTAGTCATGAACAAATAAAAAAAAACATATTAGAAAAGCTCCCCCATGGCTTTTCTAATATGTTTCATCATTACTTTTGATGGAAAGGAACGATTTTAGAAGTCAGTGTCACTGATTTCTAAATTTACTGTTACATTTCCACGCAAAGCTTTTGAGTAAGGGCAAACTTGATCTGCTTCTTCAACAAAACGTATTGCTTCATCTTTCGGCATATCTTTGATAAAGACTGTCAAAAGAACTTCTATTGTAAAATCTGCCTCTCCATGATTCAGCAAGGCAACGTTTGCTTTTACTGAACTAGGTTGATTGATGTTCTTTCTAGATAAAACTAATTCTAAGGCACCGTTAAAACAGGCACTATAAGCTGCTGCAAAGAGCTCTTCGGGATTTGTTGCATCCGTGTTTTGGGTTCCAGGTGCTGCGACATCATACAAAAATTTTTTCTCTTGTGAATAAATTTTACCACTACGACCACCTGTATTAATAGTAGCTACCTCATAAATTTTGCTCATAAATTTCGCCCTCCAAAGTTGATTGTAAATATAGTAGTTGGCATCTAGGTAATTGGGTATCACATAAAAGGTTAGTGTATAGGAATGATTGGGTTGTTTACAAGAATAGTAAATTTTACCTGAAACCAAACTGCGTCTATTTACTTCTTTACTCTAAAGGATTATTCAACGTCATTTTTTCTTAAAAAAAATACGAATCTACTCTTTATTGAAATTATTAAAAATTTTGAGCAAGGAAACTACTCGTGTTCAATTTTCTTTTTTCCATTTCCCTAAACCACTCAAAATAGGGTTATAGCCAAACAAAGACGTTAGTAAAAAATAGATAGGGACGGCTATAGAAACTTGGATTAGATTAGTCAAAAAGGTAGGTGACATGCCATTTGTAATTATTCTTGTAACGAACCACATAATAATGGATGAACAAAAAATAACCAGTAAGTTTTTTTTCTTAAAGCTAAAATTTGTTTGATTCAAGAATGATTTTGTACGTACCACTGTTACAAAAATTTCTGCTAAAAGGTTTGAAAAAACCACTCCAAAAAAACCGATCCACGGTAACAAGATTAAATTAGATAAAATATTGATAACCGCACCAATTAATACAGATTTATTGTAGATTTTTACTTTGCCAATCGGTATCAAATATTGTCTAGAAATGGACATACCTAAGGGCATCACAACGATCAAAATAGAAAAAAGTGGAATAACTTTATTGATGAATAAGAATTCTTTCCCAAAAAACCAGGGAACTAATTTATCGTAAACCGTAAGCATCCCGAACATCGCTGGAACACTAAAATATAATTGTAAATGAATCGTCTTATCAATGATGTCCACCATCTTATTAATGTTTCCTTTGGCATATAACCCACTCATGTGCGGTAATAGCACCATATCAAGCGTTGTAATAACCGTGATAAATACCGTATTGATTGTTAATGAATTAGTGTAATAACCAACAGCTGTACTACCAATAAAAACACCCAATAAAGTCTTGTTTAGATTCGTATAAAGTAAAATAGCAACCTGTGGGATAAAAAATTCAAAAGATGATCGGATATGTCTAAAGCTATCTAAGAATGCTACCTTTTTAAAATTTATATGTTTATGAATAAATAGCCATGTCAATAGTTGAGATAATAAGGTTCCTACTGACTGTAGTAAAACATATAAAATCGTATCAGAAGAATCTTTAATCAAAAAGATAATTAAAATGAAAGTAACAAATTGAATTCCCAGATTGATCATGCTCGTTTTTCTGAAATCCTCGATTCCCATAAAAAACCACGAAATGTCAAACATAACAGCTATAATAGTGAGACTTTGTATATAGAAATAGATCTTATTACCTAAAAAAGTAGTAAATAACAAAAAAACTAAAAGTGTAATACATGTTAAAACTGCTTTTAATAAACAGATTTCCCAAAACGTTTTTGAAATATTTTCTTTACGATTATAAACTAATGCGATTTCTCGATTCCCATACATCGAGATCCCTAAACTAGCGACTAACACAAAATATTGAGTAATCGAATTGGTGTAATTAAAAATCCCTAATCCTCCAGGACCTAATGCTTTTGAAACAATTGGGACTGTAATGATTGGCATGATAATCTTTGTCAGTTGAAATAATGACTGATACCCAAAATTTTTAAGCACATGTTTCAATTCTATTATCCCTTCCAAATATATCTCGCGTATAGACTTTCATTTCTACATCTTTGAGTAACGGATCAAATCGATTGGCTAATATCACATCTGAATGCTTCTTGAACTCATCAATGTCCTTTATTACTTTAAATGTCGAAAAATGCTCCTTCTTCACTGTCGGTTCATAAATGACTACGTTAATGCCTTGATCTTTCAAAAGACGCATGATACTTAAAATAGATGAATATCTGAAATTATCAGAGCCCGCCTTCATTGTTAAACGATAAATCCCTACTACATCTGGATTTTTTTCCATGATACGATCTGCAATAAATGTTTTTCTTGTATCATTTGACTGAACGATGGCTTGGATCAGATCATTTGGCACGTGCTGGTAATTCGCTAGTAATTGTTTCGTATCTTTCGGTAAACAATATCCGCCATAACCAAAAGAAGGATTATTATAATAGTCCCCTATTCTTGGGTCCATTGAAACCCCCGAGATAATTTGAGCTGTATCTAATCCATTCATTTCAGCATAAGTATCAAGCTCATTGAAATAAGCAATCCTTAATGCTAAATAGGTATTAGAAAACAGTTTGATCGCTTCTGCTTCTGTTGAATCAGTTAAAATAACAGGAACATTTTTTATTCGAGTATTTTTTTTAAACATCGAAGCAATTTTTTGTCCTCTTTTCGTGTTTTCGCCTACAACGATACGAGAAGGATAGAGATTATCATACAATGCTTTTCCTTCCCGCAAAAATTCTGGTGAAAAAATAAAATCCTCTGATTGATATTTCTTTTTTAAATACTTAATATAACCTAAAGGAATCGTTGACTTAATGATAAATACAGCATCCGTACGTACTGCCTTTACCTTTTCGATTACTTCTTCTATGGAGGAAGTATCGAATAGGTTTTTTTCTTCATCATAATCGGTTGGAGTAGCAATCAAAATAAATTCTCCCCATGATGCTGCACTTTTGAAGTCTTGTGTAAAAGTTATTCCCAATTCTCTATTATTCAAAAATTCTTGGATCTCTTTATCTTCGATTGGGGAACAACCTTTTATTAGTTTCTCGATTTTTTTCTGATCGATGTCATAAGCAACCACATCATTATTTTGGGCAAGCAACAATGCATTTGCTAGCCCTACATAGCCCATACCGAAAACAGATAGTCTCATTTCTTACACCTTACTTATTTTTTTATTTTTTGCTTGTTTTAAAATTTTTTGTATTTTTTTATTATCCCCCCATACAGCCTTAGAATCATATTTTCTATCGGGATAGGCACCATAATCCAAATGAATATTCAAGTGATTATCTGCAATGAATTGTTCGACACGTTCTTTTAATTTAACAGGATAACCTGAGCAAATATTAATGATTCCTGAGATTTCGTCTTGTTCAACAGCTGCTGCTACTTGAAAACAAAAATCATCATAGTCTAAAAAATCGTATTGGTTTTCCCCCATTGTAAAAGGAAAGTTTACCTCTTCTTCCTTGGCTTTCTCAATGATTTTTGAAAAAACCGAACTACCACCCGGTTGATTCGATACAATGTAATAAGCACGCAACCATTGAAATTTTTTATTGGTTTCTTTAGCCATAAACGAACTGAAATTTCTCAATGAATCTTTTGCAATGCCATAGTAACTCATTGGGTGTGTACTAGTGAATTCGTTAATGCAGCCTTCATAAAATCCAACTTCATGCATCGATCCCATCACTACGATTTTATCGATTCCTGATAAGAAAAATTTTTTTAAAAATAGTGCATGATCGGATAAGTTTCTAATATGACTTTCTGCATTATGGATAAACCCATCTTGCCATGCAAGATGGACTAATACGTTCGGTTCACCAAAATAATGATACGGATCAGAAATATCAAAAAGATTTTCTTGATAGATAGTGGCTTCTTTATTTATTCGATTCGTTCTGACATCTGTCGCAATAACTTCATTTCCATCATTGATCAGTTGGTCTACAATTCCAGTTCCTAAATAACCGTTTGCTCCAGTTACTAATATTTTCATCAATTCTCACTCCCCAAATTTACTATTTTTTCTATTATTTTTTCCCATGAGAAGAGGTCGAGTAACACCTGATCCCCAACAGGGATACGTTTTTTTCCCAAAAATTGAAGCATTTCGTTGATTGAGATCGGTGAATCATCATCCTTTACTTGATAAATATTTTGTTTTACTGCACTAAAAAATGGTGTTTCGCCTGATGTAATCACTGGAATTCCTTGATAAAGTGCTTCGGATACTTTGATAGCTGTCTCAATATTGGCACCTCGTAGATGTAACTTTAATGTACCGATAGCCATTGAAGCTTCACCATAAAGCTGTTCTAATTCTTGACGATCTTTATACCCATGAAATATAACGTATCCTTGTAATCGGTAAGATGCTACCAGTTGTTTTAACTCTTCAATTGCTGGTCCCCCACCAACAATGTCAAAGAAGACCTCTGGTGCTATCTCATCTTTTGTCCGATAATAATATTCAAGTCCTTCAATTAAACGATCCAGCCCATGATAAGGATAAAAATTTCCAACAGCAACTACCCGATGTGTAGGCTGTTCTTCATTTTTCTGATATAAATTGACTGGCAAATTATCCGGATCTACACCATTGTAAAAAGAAACCATCTTCGCCTTTTTTTTATTACTTGTCTTCGCCTCAATTACTGCAATCTTATTGCATTTTTTTTCATACAATCGATCACCTAAGTAATTCCATACTAGACTCAATCCACCCTTTAACTTATTGGGTGCTACATTCAATTGTTCTTTATAATAAGGATAAGTAGGAATTTCCATAATCGTTTGAATTGTTTTTTGCTGAGAGATACTTAACAGTTCACTCATTATTTTTGTATAATATTGATCCCGAAAATAGAAATGAGTCCATTCTCTCGACAACAATAATTTTTTTGTTGCTATTTGGATATCTTTTATTTTTTGACGGTGATTCGTTGCATCACTCTTTGTTAATAGACTGTCGTGAATCATCTGCTTGTCATAAAACTCACGTACTCTTATTTCTTGTTTTTTAAAATAAAGTAACCAACATTGCTTTTTATGATTGCTCATATACTTTGCTTGGGAACAGTTCTTTTTAAAAATACCTTTATTTTCTTCTGCAGAAATCCCACTCAAAAATAAGATGCTCATTGTATTTTGTCCTTTCTTATAGCCATTCATTCTGATAAAATAGCGGATTAAAAATCCTTTCAGGTATAGAGATCGAAAAATAAGAAACATAAAACCAAGCCAGAAGGTGAATAACTAACATCCCCCACAAAACGAGTTGATAATAGGTGACTTTTTTGTATTTATAACTAGCATTGATCACAGAAATATAAATCAAAGGCAATATACCTCTGGCTAAACGGTAAAATTCCACAGAATACCAAAGCAAAGGAATAAACATCAATAAAATCACCGAAGCATAAAACACATATTGTGAGAATAGTTTATTTTTTTGACTGATTGTACTTTTAGGAAATCCTAAATGTGCCCAGTATGCTAACCCCACATTCAGCAAGAAAAGAAAAATAACTTGTATCGAACCATTTGTTATTTTTTCAGTATATTGTTGGATTCTTCCGGAATTTGTTGAGAACTCTTCGATTAAATAATTCAAATAGGGAGGAGTTCCACTATAGATTACATAGATCAACTCCAGAAAAATTGCACCACCAACCATTAGTTGAATAAAAAACTTTTTGTTTTTTGAAGATAAAAATAAAAACGGTAGATAAAATAAACTGATCGTATGAAATAAGCTAGCGCTAATTATGCCAAAAAAATATTTTATTTTTTATTTTCTACTAAATATGGAAATGAATAAATCACAAGAGATATCGCCACTAAATTCCTTAGTTGAATAGCATCAATAAAAAATAAAAATAACGTATAAATAATTATAAATAGATGAGTATTTACGCAATATTTTTTAACTGTCGCACCGATTAATAGGGTTGCAAATAAAAAGACCAACCCACGCATACCAAAGAGTCCTAAATTTAATTGTCGGCAAAACTGTGCAAAATAGTAAAAGCCGAATTCTGTCGCTTTATATTTGATACGTGCATCATCAAAATAAGTTGCTTTATAGTAGACCATGTCTGTATTTTCAGTACCACCTGCAAAAATCAATCCGAGGATCAAAACACTTAATAAGAGTAAATATTTATTGCGTTTATTTCTGAAAACTTCAATAAAATTAAGTATCAGTACAGCAAAATAAGCAACGATGATCATCCAGCAGACACCCTATTCAACATTTTTTTATAAAACTGGTTCCATAAATCAACTGATTCAAGGTTCGATATCTCCGTTTTTCCATTAAACGACTCACCAGACATAAATAGTTTCTATAATACCGTGATGATTCTATGATTAAAGGTTTCTGTATTTTCTCTTTGGACAATAGTTGTTGGATATCTTGTAGCATCTTTTTTTGATTCGCTGTATTCATGCCGAATTGGGTATAGATATTCAACCCATGTCGTAAAAAATAAGTATAGCGATATTTTTGATAGTAGGGATAAACGCGTTCATTCCATTCAATTTCTCCAATTGTTTCTATAAATATTTGAAAATCTTTCACAGCTGAGGGATTATTTTTTAAAGAAGTACTCGTCAATTCACGTTGACTATATTGATAAACTACTTCGGGGACCAGCTGAATCGTTTGACATTTAGAAACATAGTTAAAATTGAATAAAGTATCTTCTTGCCCATAACGAAATCTTTCATCGAATTTCAAATCATACTCATCTATTATTTTTTTCGGTACAAACAATTCCATAAATGGAGAAACGTCATTCGATGATCTAAATTAAACAAAGCATAAGCAATCTCTTTTTGATCCTTTAATTGCTTTTCTTCATAGGAGTAATCTATTTCAGACAAAAGCAGTTGTTTCTTATCAATCAACTGCATCGATTTGCCACCTACGATCATATCTGCATCTCCGATTTTGTTAGACAAATAGACATAGATATTGGGATCAATTGCATCGTCTTGATCGATAAAACTAACAAATTCGCCTGTCGCATAAGCTAAACCTGTATTACGGGCTGCACAGATCCCCGCGTTTGTTTGATGAATCAATAATATACGTTCATCTTGTTGTGCAAATTTTTGGCAAATTTGATAACTATCATCTTGTGAACCATCATCAATCAAAATCAACTCGATGTTTTTGTAGGGCTGATTCAATAACGCTTGGAGTGTATTTTCTAAATACAAGCTTCCGTTATAGATTGGAACAATCACGCTAATTCTCTTCAATTTTCTTACTCCTTTCCACTGAAGATCCGATCGAGCCAAGTGGATAATTGATAGTTTTTGTAAAGTTGATCATTTAGTAAATGGTAGTCTGTCTCAATAAAACGTTGTGGAATAACTGGCTTTTTTCGGTCAACTACGCAAATGTTATCAGGATGGTAAAAATCATAATTTTTCACTTCTGGATTTGTTGTAATCAGTTTTCTTCTCATTCCATGTGTCTCAATCGTACGCATCGTGAGACCTGATTGATTTGCTAGCTCTAGATCCAAAATAATTTTGCTCTCTTTAACCACTTCATTAACGATTGTTTGCGGAAGTGGTTGATAGATGAATTCTTCTTTTTTGGCTGTTGCGAGTGTCTTAGTTCCATATTTGTAATAATAAAAATGCCAGATAGAAGGAAGATATAGTTTGAAATAGTAGCTATATTGTTTTTTCTCACAAAGTTCTTTTACTTGATTGATAAATGAGTAACGCATGCTATGACCGAATCCCACAAAAGAAAAAAGATAGGTTGGCTCTTTTTTGTTTTTCTCATCGGAATTTATGTAGAATAATGGCAAAAAATTTAATTCTGCGTATTTCTTGCAGTCTTTCGCATCAAAACTATATAAATAATTAAAATAATCAAAGTATCTAGTCACTTGTGAAAATGTAGCAATTGAATCCCACAAATAGGCTAATTTAGGGATCGGTCCAACAATATCGGTCACCTCTTTGATGAACTTTTCAGGAAACAGTACTGGATTGATAACGAAAAAGTAATCATAATTTTCTTGTCCTATCGCTAATAAAATTTGCTTCAGATAACTCTCTCTTAAGGTATTGAACTTTGTAGAAAGTTTCATTTTTAGGTGTGAGTCCGAAGGGATCGCATTATAATACGTC harbors:
- a CDS encoding Ohr family peroxiredoxin; translation: MSKIYEVATINTGGRSGKIYSQEKKFLYDVAAPGTQNTDATNPEELFAAAYSACFNGALELVLSRKNINQPSSVKANVALLNHGEADFTIEVLLTVFIKDMPKDEAIRFVEEADQVCPYSKALRGNVTVNLEISDTDF
- a CDS encoding flippase, with translation MKHVLKNFGYQSLFQLTKIIMPIITVPIVSKALGPGGLGIFNYTNSITQYFVLVASLGISMYGNREIALVYNRKENISKTFWEICLLKAVLTCITLLVFLLFTTFLGNKIYFYIQSLTIIAVMFDISWFFMGIEDFRKTSMINLGIQFVTFILIIFLIKDSSDTILYVLLQSVGTLLSQLLTWLFIHKHINFKKVAFLDSFRHIRSSFEFFIPQVAILLYTNLNKTLLGVFIGSTAVGYYTNSLTINTVFITVITTLDMVLLPHMSGLYAKGNINKMVDIIDKTIHLQLYFSVPAMFGMLTVYDKLVPWFFGKEFLFINKVIPLFSILIVVMPLGMSISRQYLIPIGKVKIYNKSVLIGAVINILSNLILLPWIGFFGVVFSNLLAEIFVTVVRTKSFLNQTNFSFKKKNLLVIFCSSIIMWFVTRIITNGMSPTFLTNLIQVSIAVPIYFLLTSLFGYNPILSGLGKWKKEN
- a CDS encoding nucleotide sugar dehydrogenase, which gives rise to MRLSVFGMGYVGLANALLLAQNNDVVAYDIDQKKIEKLIKGCSPIEDKEIQEFLNNRELGITFTQDFKSAASWGEFILIATPTDYDEEKNLFDTSSIEEVIEKVKAVRTDAVFIIKSTIPLGYIKYLKKKYQSEDFIFSPEFLREGKALYDNLYPSRIVVGENTKRGQKIASMFKKNTRIKNVPVILTDSTEAEAIKLFSNTYLALRIAYFNELDTYAEMNGLDTAQIISGVSMDPRIGDYYNNPSFGYGGYCLPKDTKQLLANYQHVPNDLIQAIVQSNDTRKTFIADRIMEKNPDVVGIYRLTMKAGSDNFRYSSILSIMRLLKDQGINVVIYEPTVKKEHFSTFKVIKDIDEFKKHSDVILANRFDPLLKDVEMKVYTRDIFGRDNRIETCA
- a CDS encoding NAD-dependent epimerase/dehydratase family protein is translated as MKILVTGANGYLGTGIVDQLINDGNEVIATDVRTNRINKEATIYQENLFDISDPYHYFGEPNVLVHLAWQDGFIHNAESHIRNLSDHALFLKKFFLSGIDKIVVMGSMHEVGFYEGCINEFTSTHPMSYYGIAKDSLRNFSSFMAKETNKKFQWLRAYYIVSNQPGGSSVFSKIIEKAKEEEVNFPFTMGENQYDFLDYDDFCFQVAAAVEQDEISGIINICSGYPVKLKERVEQFIADNHLNIHLDYGAYPDRKYDSKAVWGDNKKIQKILKQAKNKKISKV
- a CDS encoding glycosyltransferase family 4 protein, with protein sequence MSILFLSGISAEENKGIFKKNCSQAKYMSNHKKQCWLLYFKKQEIRVREFYDKQMIHDSLLTKSDATNHRQKIKDIQIATKKLLLSREWTHFYFRDQYYTKIMSELLSISQQKTIQTIMEIPTYPYYKEQLNVAPNKLKGGLSLVWNYLGDRLYEKKCNKIAVIEAKTSNKKKAKMVSFYNGVDPDNLPVNLYQKNEEQPTHRVVAVGNFYPYHGLDRLIEGLEYYYRTKDEIAPEVFFDIVGGGPAIEELKQLVASYRLQGYVIFHGYKDRQELEQLYGEASMAIGTLKLHLRGANIETAIKVSEALYQGIPVITSGETPFFSAVKQNIYQVKDDDSPISINEMLQFLGKKRIPVGDQVLLDLFSWEKIIEKIVNLGSEN
- a CDS encoding EpsG family protein encodes the protein MIIVAYFAVLILNFIEVFRNKRNKYLLLLSVLILGLIFAGGTENTDMVYYKATYFDDARIKYKATEFGFYYFAQFCRQLNLGLFGMRGLVFLFATLLIGATVKKYCVNTHLFIIIYTLFLFFIDAIQLRNLVAISLVIYSFPYLVENKK
- a CDS encoding glycosyltransferase family 2 protein, which encodes MKRISVIVPIYNGSLYLENTLQALLNQPYKNIELILIDDGSQDDSYQICQKFAQQDERILLIHQTNAGICAARNTGLAYATGEFVSFIDQDDAIDPNIYVYLSNKIGDADMIVGGKSMQLIDKKQLLLSEIDYSYEEKQLKDQKEIAYALFNLDHRMTFLHLWNCLYRKK